One genomic region from Reichenbachiella ulvae encodes:
- a CDS encoding S8 family serine peptidase, with protein sequence MRNFIVVILMTMGIAAHAQNQSVEFVERTVRVKFLENHGLNLASNQNLTTSQASLSLGNSQLDRINNRYSAQQIRRVFPYAGKFEDKHRKYGLHLWYDITVGENISVENLLKAYGQLDVVSMAEPVTVYNSGADGEMQTVNDPRFVEQWHYENTGQTGGLSGADISLSEAWQVETGDNRVVVSVHDSGIDIYHPDLANMLWTNEGEIPNDNLDNDNNGFVDDYYGYNFAAEVVGGDPSSVYDYHGHGTHTSGTIAAQNNNGVGVSGVAGGTGSNDGVRIMMMRLGDDYGSNSIYNPAPSFVYAADMGAVISSNSWGGGSFNQSIYDAIQYFVAEAKSPALNGGLVVMSSGNSSSSYPDYRSDIDGVIMVSATNHVDQLAWYSNYGQWVDISAPGGETNYYGQGVLSTLPGNSYGFFQGTSMACPHVTGVAGLIVSKAYGTGLTRQQLSEALISSTDPIDELNPAYAGQMGSGRVNAAAALEMVGAGAGSSGDILFEPMAFEMEIQAGELRSETITITNTSEFEVTLNILEPEVEWIQIESGALTISSGSTAKLPIKILADTEMGAHQTEIRFTHPSISGLVTNRLPVFVYTLGEPELVSTDTLQFPDVYPGQVVFQDVTISNSGTDYITLESVSITNSYFGIDFEPITIAPESQVAMPVSFIPETSGQKIDSLVFQTDQEGDLAGHTVVLTGFSKSTTPPSLVLSQDTVNLGLDNLGSGVINVTLTNEGEDDLIYSLERYPNEFYNPDSQQDGEVDYLGRYRKSLDLPVDNILDLAWDGNYLWMLQDESGFIFQFDLENELVLDTLISEATSPRSITSDGEYIYEHDNSNNQIFKYSLSDTSITVFENLTAFMGDGIAVDHRGIWGTSYGDIILIDKESGEELSRSYSSYARNSRSLIAVAGRIVCLTSSYLVSVRNSSYGYLDRYSYLAGFDVDQFMGLAFDGSGGWSYHEEAGKLVYFDIYRDFTTTDTYQRTLMGGESVELTFWYDLYDHDRGLTYQDQWNIVSNDIDEPERLITVNAHVQDEIDLSVTQFNSSINTSTGYQYLDTLVIYNNSFTAAALANPVTVDDARIVIGEHAQIVESFSELKVPYSMELSEPAEFQATFSITSYEPIPLIEVVASVKVQYPPSISIDTESISMSIYEHELDSVDVTITNSGLGPLYYDILNDPNPDTHVLGQSKVFTNLFPRVDKSDTVDLHMTGELIYQSEAYESELSIENTELPVLSELLENLNINYSSINSLIPNRYDFYDGETGYRISDGGNDMYDSGNRLNTDLGGSINYTGGSLSTSYYLRDAEYFTAKYPGLFVMAADVSQVSSFYITGGLGADGSGSVDGTELSIRIGGDEYLGFVKRVYNAGDPSVNHLIIVKNNGQVNHSFYADTNSDYHEVNNLEEIDQLYYLLFAGQSGAYIDNAQMLDIMQAFLDVAEIESLEVPANETMEVQIYFDGNQLDTGFYNYDVEIVSNDPENPSIAIPTELEVLPSPVLRTFVDTLKFGDHMVGTERFKTLEYRNEGSDTLIVFSHTSSNPELFQVYNFPDTIAPGAYGYIPITFRPDAVGDFKETILMSSNDKLHPEKEIPVSGAGLPSAIISYNPYQMYDTLALGESGSLDFEIVNKGTEPTSYRLVVEEAVTYGAIDSLIERQRTMSGVYDKEILVEQVTLPSGKTLASHILQPEEVAGGIQSVGGKNVLVLGTGYNSNVLLEVAEDLEDTEQFNYIVYVDTRYTIDMDLNGLKYFDAILFFSWDRSHGLPEEYGDLLADYADAGGGVVMALEEPLENGL encoded by the coding sequence ATGAGAAATTTTATTGTGGTCATCCTAATGACCATGGGTATAGCTGCGCATGCCCAAAACCAATCCGTAGAATTTGTAGAGAGAACCGTTCGAGTCAAATTCTTAGAAAACCATGGTTTGAATTTAGCTTCAAATCAGAACCTTACCACCAGTCAGGCTTCACTTTCGTTGGGTAACTCACAACTGGATCGAATCAACAATCGCTATTCTGCACAACAGATTCGACGTGTATTTCCATATGCAGGCAAGTTTGAAGATAAGCATCGTAAATATGGTTTGCATCTTTGGTATGATATCACGGTTGGAGAAAACATAAGTGTTGAAAATCTATTGAAGGCTTACGGTCAGTTAGATGTTGTTTCTATGGCTGAGCCTGTCACTGTATACAATAGTGGTGCAGATGGGGAAATGCAAACGGTCAATGACCCTAGATTTGTTGAACAATGGCACTATGAAAATACTGGGCAAACGGGAGGTCTTAGCGGAGCAGATATTTCTTTGTCAGAGGCATGGCAAGTAGAAACAGGCGACAATAGAGTTGTAGTTTCTGTTCACGATTCAGGTATTGATATCTATCATCCTGATCTAGCCAATATGCTGTGGACCAATGAAGGTGAAATCCCTAACGATAACCTCGATAACGATAACAATGGATTCGTCGATGATTATTACGGTTACAATTTTGCAGCTGAGGTGGTAGGAGGAGATCCTTCTAGTGTCTATGACTATCATGGTCATGGCACACATACTTCAGGTACGATTGCTGCTCAGAACAATAATGGAGTCGGCGTATCTGGTGTCGCGGGCGGTACAGGCTCAAATGATGGCGTGAGAATCATGATGATGAGGTTGGGAGATGACTATGGTTCTAATTCCATCTATAATCCAGCCCCGTCCTTCGTTTATGCAGCAGATATGGGAGCTGTTATTTCTTCCAATAGTTGGGGTGGTGGTAGTTTCAATCAGTCCATCTATGATGCCATTCAATATTTTGTAGCAGAAGCCAAAAGCCCTGCATTGAATGGAGGGCTGGTTGTTATGTCTTCAGGTAATTCATCGAGTTCTTATCCTGATTATCGCTCCGATATAGATGGGGTTATTATGGTGTCAGCCACTAATCATGTGGATCAACTGGCCTGGTACTCCAATTATGGCCAATGGGTCGATATTAGTGCACCGGGTGGAGAGACTAATTATTATGGACAAGGAGTCTTGAGTACTTTACCGGGCAATAGTTATGGTTTTTTTCAGGGTACATCGATGGCATGTCCGCATGTAACTGGGGTGGCTGGTTTAATAGTATCTAAGGCCTACGGTACAGGCTTGACCAGGCAACAATTGAGCGAAGCTCTAATCAGTTCTACAGATCCAATAGATGAATTGAATCCTGCATATGCGGGACAAATGGGAAGTGGTAGGGTTAATGCTGCTGCTGCACTCGAAATGGTAGGGGCTGGTGCTGGATCTAGTGGCGATATATTGTTTGAACCTATGGCATTTGAAATGGAAATTCAAGCGGGTGAGCTTAGATCCGAAACCATAACAATTACGAATACTTCTGAATTTGAAGTTACGCTTAATATCCTTGAACCTGAAGTGGAGTGGATTCAGATTGAGTCTGGGGCTCTAACCATTTCCTCGGGTAGTACTGCCAAATTGCCTATTAAAATTTTGGCAGATACGGAGATGGGCGCTCATCAGACTGAGATTAGATTTACTCATCCATCGATTTCGGGGCTTGTAACGAACCGTTTGCCTGTTTTTGTATACACTCTAGGTGAACCTGAATTAGTCAGTACTGATACCCTGCAGTTTCCCGATGTATACCCCGGTCAAGTGGTTTTTCAGGATGTCACCATCTCTAATTCTGGTACTGACTACATCACCTTAGAGTCAGTATCAATAACCAATTCATATTTTGGAATTGATTTTGAACCCATAACAATAGCACCTGAGTCACAAGTGGCAATGCCCGTTTCATTTATTCCAGAAACAAGTGGTCAGAAAATAGATTCTTTGGTTTTCCAGACAGATCAGGAAGGTGATTTGGCTGGGCATACTGTGGTTTTAACTGGGTTTAGTAAATCTACAACTCCACCTTCATTGGTATTAAGTCAAGATACAGTGAATTTAGGTTTGGACAACCTAGGAAGTGGTGTCATTAATGTTACTTTAACCAATGAAGGAGAGGACGACCTCATTTATTCTTTGGAGAGATACCCTAACGAATTTTACAATCCTGACAGTCAACAAGACGGGGAAGTTGATTATCTGGGAAGGTATAGGAAAAGCTTGGATCTACCTGTAGACAATATTTTAGATCTGGCATGGGATGGAAATTACCTCTGGATGCTCCAGGATGAATCAGGATTCATATTTCAGTTTGATCTGGAAAATGAATTAGTTTTAGATACTTTGATATCCGAAGCTACTAGTCCTCGCTCTATAACGAGTGACGGTGAGTATATATACGAACACGATAACTCCAATAATCAAATTTTCAAGTATAGTCTCAGTGATACCAGTATCACAGTTTTCGAGAATTTGACAGCTTTTATGGGTGACGGTATTGCCGTTGATCATAGAGGAATATGGGGGACATCTTATGGTGATATCATTTTAATAGACAAGGAGAGTGGAGAGGAACTATCAAGAAGCTATAGTTCCTATGCAAGAAATTCTAGAAGTCTCATAGCAGTTGCCGGTAGGATTGTGTGTCTTACTTCATCTTATTTAGTCTCTGTTAGAAATAGTTCATATGGTTATCTTGATAGATATTCCTACCTGGCAGGATTTGATGTGGATCAATTCATGGGATTGGCTTTTGATGGTTCAGGAGGATGGTCATATCATGAGGAGGCTGGTAAACTGGTTTATTTTGATATTTATCGAGATTTTACCACTACCGATACCTATCAAAGAACACTCATGGGTGGTGAGTCAGTTGAATTGACATTTTGGTATGATCTGTATGATCATGATAGAGGGCTTACCTATCAAGACCAATGGAATATTGTAAGCAATGATATTGATGAGCCAGAAAGGCTCATTACGGTTAATGCACATGTGCAGGACGAGATTGATTTGTCGGTTACCCAGTTCAATTCTAGTATCAATACTTCTACCGGTTATCAATATTTAGACACCTTGGTTATTTACAACAATAGCTTTACTGCAGCCGCATTAGCAAACCCTGTAACTGTTGATGATGCTCGAATAGTCATTGGTGAACATGCTCAGATAGTTGAGTCTTTTTCAGAGTTGAAAGTGCCTTATTCTATGGAGTTGTCAGAACCAGCTGAGTTCCAGGCTACTTTTTCCATTACCTCATATGAGCCGATTCCATTAATAGAAGTGGTTGCATCCGTAAAAGTTCAGTATCCACCTTCTATTTCTATTGATACAGAATCTATTAGCATGAGTATCTATGAACATGAATTGGATTCAGTGGATGTCACAATTACAAATTCAGGCTTAGGGCCGTTGTATTATGATATTTTGAATGACCCTAACCCAGACACACATGTGCTTGGGCAGTCAAAAGTCTTTACAAACTTGTTTCCCAGGGTAGATAAGTCGGATACAGTTGATCTACATATGACTGGAGAGTTAATTTACCAATCTGAAGCCTATGAATCAGAATTATCTATCGAGAATACGGAACTACCTGTTTTAAGCGAACTTCTGGAAAACCTGAACATTAACTATTCATCAATCAATTCCCTAATTCCCAATCGCTATGATTTTTATGATGGAGAAACAGGTTACCGTATCTCTGATGGAGGAAACGATATGTATGATAGTGGTAACCGATTGAACACAGATCTTGGAGGTTCTATCAATTATACAGGAGGTAGCTTATCTACTTCTTATTATTTAAGAGATGCTGAATATTTTACTGCGAAATACCCAGGCCTGTTCGTGATGGCTGCAGATGTTTCTCAAGTTTCCAGTTTTTACATTACAGGAGGACTGGGGGCTGATGGATCCGGCTCTGTGGATGGAACCGAGTTGTCTATTCGAATCGGAGGTGATGAATATCTTGGGTTTGTCAAACGTGTCTACAATGCAGGTGATCCGTCGGTTAACCATTTGATTATTGTTAAAAACAATGGTCAGGTCAATCATTCATTTTATGCTGATACCAACAGTGATTATCATGAGGTAAATAACCTTGAGGAAATAGACCAACTTTACTACTTGCTCTTTGCAGGGCAATCTGGAGCGTACATTGATAATGCTCAAATGTTGGATATTATGCAGGCGTTTTTGGATGTGGCAGAAATAGAGTCATTGGAAGTGCCAGCCAACGAAACAATGGAAGTCCAGATTTATTTTGATGGAAATCAATTGGATACAGGTTTCTATAATTACGATGTGGAGATTGTCAGTAATGATCCAGAAAACCCCTCCATTGCCATTCCTACTGAATTGGAGGTGTTGCCGTCTCCGGTATTAAGGACTTTTGTTGATACGTTGAAGTTTGGAGACCATATGGTAGGGACAGAAAGATTTAAAACTCTAGAATATAGAAATGAAGGTAGCGATACACTGATCGTGTTCTCACATACCAGCTCCAATCCCGAATTGTTTCAGGTATACAATTTTCCTGATACGATTGCTCCTGGTGCTTATGGATATATTCCGATCACATTTAGACCTGATGCTGTAGGAGATTTTAAGGAAACAATCTTGATGTCTTCCAATGATAAGCTACACCCGGAAAAAGAAATTCCTGTTTCAGGAGCTGGGCTACCTTCAGCTATTATCAGCTATAACCCTTACCAAATGTATGATACTTTGGCTTTGGGAGAATCTGGTTCATTAGATTTTGAAATAGTAAATAAGGGAACAGAACCTACCTCTTATCGCTTGGTGGTAGAAGAAGCCGTTACCTATGGTGCAATTGATTCGTTGATCGAAAGACAGCGAACAATGAGTGGTGTTTACGATAAGGAAATATTAGTGGAGCAAGTGACCTTGCCATCAGGCAAAACTTTAGCTTCTCATATTTTACAGCCAGAAGAAGTCGCAGGTGGTATCCAATCTGTAGGCGGTAAAAATGTCTTGGTGTTAGGTACTGGATACAATTCTAATGTCCTGCTAGAGGTTGCCGAGGATTTAGAGGATACTGAACAGTTTAATTACATCGTCTACGTTGATACCAGATATACCATAGATATGGACTTAAATGGTCTCAAGTATTTTGATGCGATTCTGTTCTTTAGTTGGGATAGAAGTCACGGGCTTCCTGAGGAGTATGGAGATTTATTGGCAGATTATGCTGATGCAGGTGGCGGTGTGGTCATGGCCTTAGAGGAGCCTTTAGAAAATGGTTTGTAA
- a CDS encoding T9SS type A sorting domain-containing protein — MKTTLKTIALSLLVAISTSAFAADNAEKVVSSELNVQIRQAAESKVVVRFSKLEGEAVKVKIYDAYGTLIYSDKDVANTEYAKAFDLSAYPAGKYAYVVSNEVYSVKKIVELK; from the coding sequence ATGAAAACGACACTAAAAACAATCGCTTTATCTCTACTAGTTGCCATCTCTACTTCTGCTTTCGCTGCGGACAACGCTGAAAAAGTAGTTAGCTCAGAACTAAACGTACAGATCAGACAAGCAGCAGAATCTAAAGTAGTCGTGAGGTTCTCTAAACTAGAAGGAGAAGCTGTTAAAGTAAAAATTTATGATGCTTACGGTACTTTGATCTACTCTGACAAAGACGTAGCTAATACTGAATATGCTAAAGCTTTCGATCTTTCTGCTTACCCAGCAGGTAAATACGCTTATGTAGTTTCTAACGAAGTTTACAGCGTGAAGAAAATCGTCGAATTGAAATAA